The DNA window GCATTTTTCTTACTCACAGCTGCAATGCCCCAAAAAGGGTCCTGCTGCGGAAGCTTTCAGAAAACATGTCCAAACATGGGTAGAATGAAAGCAGTCTGTCTGCAAGCATATTTATTTtgagtttttctttgttttctgcacaaCATACATACAGAAattactatttatttaaaaaaataaaataaagttaaacatGCAGAGGATATTTCTAGTCTTTCTGGAGGGGCCCTAAGTGGCTGCTTGGTTCTTGGATGCAGTTTTTCGGCGAGCTCATACATGCACATGATCCGTATCTGCTGCTTTTAACTGCCTGTCCGTGTTTCCAAGCTCTATTCGATATCTGGCCTCCTCCTGCTAATGCTCTCTAACGCATAAAGTCTCCCCCaatacacatttacacacacacacacgcacacacataaataaagtGACATCTGACATTCCGCAGGTGTGGCAGCAAACACAAGTCTCAACCGTTTGCCGCCCCCCACTCAGATAAATCACAAAGTCGTGAAGACTCTCTTTGGGTGTGTCTTGAAAAAGATTTTGAGGCTGTAAATCTTTCGATGTAGTTTGAGCATTACATGCATCTGCAGTGTTaagcacacacccacactttTGTTCACGCCGGATTATTGTGGTTATGCAATCGTTAGCTTGGCAGATACAGCgaagcgcgcacacacccacagtgACCTCAGTATAGAAGAAGACATCAAAATACTTTGTGTGGCTCACAGATACATGTAATGGAAGAAAGAAATAACAGTTAGTCATTGCTGTGTAAAACATTATTGTCTGTAGGTTCGACTGGAGGAGtcaagttgtttgttttgtcagcTCAGAATTAGACTGTGTActctgggttttatttttattcatttatttttatccaaaCAATGGATTAACAACAGTGTGACTTCACCCTTACtgccatggaaaaaaaaacagggctGGACCAAATAGTTCTTTTCTGTATCACTTGCCAAATATTTTAGTAGAATAATAGTCCGTAGCCATAAAAGGGGGCATTGTGAACTTCTTTGTGTGACTTAATCACATCAGACTCGCTGACAAACAACTAGTAAcgtaatgaaaacagaaaaccaTGCTTGGAAAGGTTTGCTTTGAAAATGTCGATAACATTCCAGCCGAGATAAGACGACCCATGTGGGTCACCTCTGATTTTAaatgtcttcccccccccccgctgctatCCACAAGGACGTTGTGTGTGCGTTGGCCTTGTAGCCATGTGGAAAACCCTGCAgatttccctccctcctctgtaTGTTTTCAGCTTCTCTCTCATGTCATATCATGtcaggcttttttttatatattattattagccTAACAGAGATTAGAGCCATAACGAGTTGTCCCTGTAGGATGGGTATAGCAGGGAGGGGTGAGATAGTCCATGCTATTACAAATGACAGAAAGGGAAAGCCAAATAATCCACGTCATGGGATTATTTCAGGGCTGTGGGTTAAAAGAGAACTCGAGATCCTAGAAAGCCAAGTGGCAGATGATCATTATCGTCTCATGGTTGCAGCAACATTAATGTGTCGATACATTCTTATTTAGATTCCCACCGCGCTTTGCGACGTCATCGTCGTGCTCTGCGTTTGACACAGTGGGTGTGGGATCGGTGTCGTTCTGTTGTCAGTCAATGAGGATCATGCATTCTGCGGTGACTGTGAGAGTGGGTGCGTGAGATCTGCCCTGTGGAAGTGTGGAGTGAGCAGAATGGAATTGTTATACAACCGCTGCTTATCACTGTTAACCCGATAAGATAAGGGGGGAGGCTCGGCTGCGTGACACTCTTCTATATGAGCAACCTTTAGCACTGATACTGTTTTACATAGAAAGTGACTTCTAAGAGATAATAATCATTGTACTCCGAGTGTCAAACGTCTGCAGCGTCACGGCTTTACGTGTTCGCGTACCGCTATTCGTCACAAAGTGCAACACATCCCCTTCACACAAAGCTCGTGTGCAGGAACCGGTTTAGACGTGAGTGTCCCGAACACCTTCAGCAGGTGCACGTATAGTGGGAGGTACGGAACCACGCACGCGTGATCATTCTGCGGTAAAAGGGTGTGAAATCACGTTAGGTGACGGTGGCGGATGAattgcacaaaaataaaaggcttcAGGGTCAAAGTCAGTTGCGGTGATACGTTGCGTTCAGTGTCAGAGTGATGGGAATGACAAACATGTACCTGAATGGTCCCTCAGGTGTGTTCAAGTTTGCACAGTGAGGAGAGGAAACTCCCGAAAGGTCTCTGGACCTATGTCCTGTCATGCTGCAAGtcttataaccccccccccccccccatgttatCCCAGGTAACACCCTGGCAAGCCAAACACCTGATTGCCACCTGTTCTGTGATATCATTTACAACGCCTGATTCACCAGAGGAGGGTGAACTCTGTTCATCCAGGCGAGTGCTTCCCTTTGATGGCCTGTGAAAGTATGTCAGCCGAGTGTTGTCTAGATGCATCTCCCTGAAGGCGTGCGAGTCGGGCGACGATCCTTGTTGACAGCGTTCAGCTTTGTTGTCAGTCCCCGGGCCGTGTGGGCGATTATTCAGAAAGGCGTGGAGCCCAGTGTGCGAATGTCCCAGCGCTATAAAACCTGTCTCTGTGGGGAATATGAACCTACAAAcaaatggagatgaagcatagttttgccttccaaaggcagaactattaagtttatgtacgagtacaaTTACggaataaagtgtctacgtaatGTCCAACTCCGACGAGTGAAGGTCGAGAGATCTTCACTGATCTTTGAATTTCATTTTAGTTTGTTCTCATTAATTTCATTTACGTTGATAGAGAACGGCAGAATCAAACGTTTGCTGAAAGGTTCCGTCAGAAGAAAGTCCACGGTGCTGAAGCCTCGGCTGGACGACGGcatctcccatcagccaccAGACAGGAAGCGACAGACGGAGGTGACTATACATCCACATGGCAATAATCCGCCCGGCCTCAATAGCCTGAAATCAAAGTGTGACCAGAACATGATCCTCTTTTCTGAATCTATTTCAGCACAAATATTAagagcagacaaacaaagaccAGAAGAAGCTTCCTGTTGCAGTGATTCAGACATCCAGAACCAAAGTCCCATTGGACCCAGATTCACGTCACGCATCTTCGTCAGACTCTCTGGCAGTCAAGGCCTTGAAAAGCCAGACGGAAGCCCGAAGAAGGAATTAAGCCCCGGCCAACGCAGGTAAACAAGAAACTGAAAAGACTTGCGCTGCAACGAGTCTCATTGAAATTCTGTCCTGGATTTTATTGCATGatttgtttattgatttatttgagaGGATAAACCCCTTGAGAGAGAGGGTCCTCAATCAGAACAACAAAACTTATTTGTTAGAAGGTTTTGCTCCGGATCCACAGTTTGAATTCACAGTCCAGCATTACGTCCTTACTTGGTTTGCGTAAGACAAGAACTTTAGACTGTAGGCTTCAGTCCAATCGGCTGCTGAGCGTACGAGTCCAGTCATGGCTACATTCTTCCCATTACTTTTTCCTGTCTAGGTTGAAGAATTCCCCCAGAAAATCAGATAAAACATTGATTTGATCAGTTCGGTTCCCTGTTTGCGTGCAGCGCCACCAGCTGCATCTCCGagtcttttttcattttcagtgtagcattttatttctcaccGTGATTTGAACAGACGACACAGATGAGCCGTTCCGGACTGGATCATTCAGTCTGCAACACTTAGTCAAACAGTAACTGATCTGTGAACTGTCTGCATATTTTAGCCAGTCACACGCTGCCCAGCATAAACATCAACCCGGTTACGTGACTTCTAGGTATGTAGGACATGcttatggttgtgtgtgtgttcagaaagTAATTGCGTGTTTCACCTCAGCTTCCTAGTTCCTACGACATATTCTGGCTTCCAGCACAGAAAGAGACAAAGCTCTTACCAGCCTTCCAGGAAGCTGAGCTTGACTGTCTTAAACTCCTTCATCAATCATTTACCTGTTTGCTGATGTTTTTTGTCCGACCACATTTCTTTTAAAGTAGGCTTTCGAAGAGAAGTTTTCATGTTGGAATTGTTTCCTTGGTTTTCTGTGGAGATTAATGCTTTATTTGTACGTGGTATTGTGACATTGGTAATGGAGGTCAATAATAGAGCTGAATTTATTGGTTAAAGAGAGGACTCGCTCCTTTATCCAGCAGCTGTCTCATTCCATCCAACATGACCTTATATAGGcatcttagtgtgtgtgtgtggtgtgtgatCGATATGCACCATAAAAACACCGTTTGGGTGCTGCGATTATTTTTTatgatgattatttattttgttatgtgTGACAGTGGGAAAGTGTTTAGCAATGAGAGATGGAACGAGAAGCACGAAGGAGAGGAATGCTCAGCATCCCGTTGATCCACATTGCCGTTAGTCACCGGAACCCTCGACCGTTTTGCAGTAGAACATTGCGATACATATTTCTAATGATTAAATTGGAGTTCTTTCTGAAAGCAAACAGTGAACTTGTATTGTTTGGACTGAAATAATCAAGTCTCGGCAGATATTTTATCTCAAGATTATGATATATGACTCTAATGTGTAACATTAGTAGGTTCTAATCCTAATTCCATTTCCTAATTCCTATCGTGTCTCGTCTTTGTCCCGTTCTACCAGTTTAACTGAAACACAGAAGGGTGTGCGTGGGAACAGCAGATGTAAGGTAAGACTTCACCTCCGTGATTACAGTAAGCTTTTAGGGCTCAAGCTGATGCGTAAGATTAGTCTGCAAAATAGTCGGAGTTCATAGGCTCAAGTTCCGGACAGCAAGTTCATTGACACTGGAATTCTTTGAAATGACATCAAACATTTACCTGTGGAGCCACACAGAATACTGAGGTGCAACAGTGCAGGCATGCGTCAGCCATCATTGTTCTTATTGTGTGCGGCtggggtgtgtgtctgttctttcACATTTCTCACGCCATTAGAAGTACCGGTAACCTGTTTTTCAAGGCGTTGAACTCTTAAATCGTTGCGCTTTGGGGACAGGTTGCCGCTTCGTGCTTGATATTTTTGCTTGTGTCACATGATGAGTTGAATTTGACAAAACCGGTTATAAAAGGTAACTTGTAATATAGATTCCAGGTAAATTAAGTGCTATAATTATCTGATGTTGTAATTCAACGTCTCTTCACAGGTTAATGAACCAGCATCGTCACCAGATGCCTTTTTGAAGGTAGCCGGTAACTCTGCATTGTACGAAAGGACGTCAGCCGAGAAGAAAGAAGAGGTTAGCGCCGCTGTTTGCAATGAACTGGAGACCGCCAATGATTTGAGGGTAACTCCCAAAACCTCAAACGGGGAGTTTGTCCGACATCAGTGTGATGACTTACGCATGCATCCGTGTGTGTCAAAGGCAAGCACTGGATCCAGGTCGGTTGTCTTCGTAGATTATATAGAAGATCAGAACCAAACCGATTTCGTGGGACTCTCCAATCCTAGAGCcatgctttcttcttctgtggtagcAGTTCTTCCACCGCACTGGACTGGCCGACCAAGACGAACCAAAAGATTCAACATAACGGAAGCCCAAGGAAATCTCCCAGATGTGGCAGACGCTGCTGCGTATGGTACCCGTGAGCACTTTCACGAGGCTGCTGAATTAAGGGTTCCGTTTCTGGGTGTCAGGAAGAATGCCTTGGACTGGTCAGCCAAGAGTGGGCCTGCAAGTTTGGACTACGAATCGAAGAGGAGATTTATTCAGACTTTGTCTTTGGATGTAAACTCTGGAAAGATGGACAATAAAGACGTTGGTTCTTCAAGCACTGCGGCCAAAACGGCATCGTCTGCGTCTTCACATTCCCTGGACCTAAATAAGCAAAGAAGGAATTTACAAATTGGCCATGACGGATTGTCATCTGTAAGCTCGAAACCAACAACAAGCAGTCTACTTCTGTCTTTGAGAAGACTCAACTCCTTTGGCAGGATCCTGAATGCTGACTTTGCTGCCACTGAGGTAAATCCTCTGCCTCTGGACAGTTCGCCAAGTGATCGAGATGGACAGCCATTCACAACACAACTTTCTCAAAACTCCTACAATAACAATGCTCAAGACATGCCCAAGCCCCTCTTCTCGCCACCAACCAGTTCTTATGGGAAGACGGAAACTGGGCCCATCCTTTCTACTCCATCCTGCAATCACAGTGAAAGGACCTTATTTGAAACTCGTCTGTTTTCACcaacaaacaaagagacagaagatGCGCCATTTCCCCACAAAGCTCAAACAATGACGAGGGCCCACACTAGTCTTTCATCTTCCAAGCAAGCATTTCTAACTAGAGAACAATCAGACAAAAGCACACACTTATTCTCAGAGAGCTCAGTTTCCCCAACCAGACATTCCCCGTATGAGCACTGTCCCCTTCTAAAAGCGCAGTCCCTCCCCAGGCCCACTCTGACATCCTCCTCATGGTGGAAACAAGTTACTCAGGAAGGCAATGCTATGTTAAAGCTCAGAGACACAGCTAACATCGCAGGTGAGCCCGGCCTACCTCGTAACCTGCCCTCTCCAGGTGTCGCTaccatcaacaacaacaacaaagttaATGGTCAAATCCTCAATAGCAAAGACAATAATAACACAACAGAGCCAGCTTGCAAAAGTAACAAGACACAGGGAGGAACGTGCAGCCTTAGACAGAAAAATACTGAGGATTTACCTGACTGTGAATCAAACTGGctggtaaaacaaaaatatgactTCAATTCAAATATTAAGGAGCCACGAAAGCCTCGTAGTCTGCCTGACGTTTTGTCCAATTCTAAAAATGCCAGAGGTGCAGCACAAACAATAGTCTGTGACCCTAAAATCCTTACTAAGCGTGATTTGAGTCGCACTTCATTTACGGAAAATGTTGCTAAATTGCAACCCACATTGCTTAGTCcgacgaacacacacacagccacgcCATCCAAGCCATTTCCTTCTGTTGCCGGCGCCAGCATTCCCAGTCAAGGTCTCGCCTGTAAAACTGGCTCTGGGTTCCCCTTAACCACAAACGCCGTTCTCTCAGATCCAGTTGCTCCACAGACCAGTAGTCAGACATCATCATACATCAGCGCGTCGTACCAGACGCCCAGATTCACCAAAACAAACCCAACGCCTCTTGGCTTTGAAAGGAGTTACAGCTCCATTCCCAAGCCTGTACACCCTAAGGCAGTGACGAGCCTGATTTCCACAGCTAACAtttcatcaaaatcaaaattCACTCCTGTACCCACTGCTTCCACTGTCTCTTCATCGACCAATGGCAGCCATCCTGCAGCAACAGCTGCGTCCAGCCCAGCCCTCCTTACTACTCCTGGCACACTCACCCTTGCGTCTTCTCCTACCACTATCACCACTTTTCTCTTAACGCCCCCAGACACGCCAGTCAGCATCAGCCCCAACTCCTCAGACCATCCCAGCCCTAAGGAAGGGACGACATTCTCAAATGGCCgagaaacagacacaaagaaaCCGTCCTCCCACACAGAGGCAAAGAAAGTGAGACGAGTAACATGGCGGGACTCTGTGGATGCGCCTTGTTCCGAGCCCACAGCTGAGGTGGCAGAACCAATTAGCTCGCCGTCTCCCTCCAGGTTACCGCAAAATAGTAAAGCCCCATCCATCTTTTCTTTGTTAAGACCAAGCAGTCCATCCAAAAATACGTATCGTCTTTGTTCCTTTAGCCCAAAGACCTCGAGCATACAAGTGAAAGGAGAGCAATACCGATCCTTGTCCTCTGACTGTGCTGACTTGGCAtccagagagcgagagagcgctCAACAAAAACTTAGTGACTCTATGATGTGTGACCAGGGTAGGCAGGATTTAACCACAGCGAGACGCGAGAGAGCATTATCAGTGGAGTCTGGAACAGTTCAACGCCATTCTTCAGCAGccctttccctccctccagaCTTTTCAAGTGGCTATACACTTCGATACAGCTCCCCACCTTACTCCACTCTCATGTCTAACAGGTCTGCACAAGGAGAAACCAAAGCTATGGCACCCAGATCGCCCATTTTCCAGCAGCCCACCCTGTCGATTTATACTCCATATATTCCCACACACAAAGATCCAGATGAGGCTATGACCTCACAAAAGACCAAACCCCCTTGGTCAAACATCTGCCTGCCACAGCCTCTATCTTTGCCTTACACAACCAAACCTGCCACCCAAGACATTTCCAAATGTGAGGTTACAGAAACTGACAAAATCAACAATAACCATGTCGAGGTTCAAAGCCAAGATTGCCCGAATGTCCAGATATCGGCTGTCAAGAAAAGAGTTCAGTTCTGCTCGCAGTCTCTTCAGGGCGATGAGGCGGAAGCCTCGTCTTCAACATTTGGAACCGAGGCATTGGTGTGCAGTGCTGAATCCAAAGCGGACACGCCTATCCCAAAGAACATTGCCTCGAAACAACGTGCCAGTAGCTCACCAGCTTCTCTCAGGATCAATTTAGATCAACAGTCACAAACTGTACAGAGTAAAGAACCTACAGGTCAATCAATGATGAAGGAGAGTGCAGCGGGCAAAAGCAGATTTTTTTCAGTAGAGAGCAGCAATGAACAAACCCCAAAAAGAAGCCGATTTGCTCTCAGGAAAAGTGTCAGCACTCCAAATTCTAGTTTATCAAGGTCAGATTCCGAGAGGGTCAGCAAGAATAATAACAAGATGGACCAGGTCTTTAACAGACTGAGGCAAACATTTAGCACTAGGCGATCTGAAGATGACTCGTCATTCCCGTGGAAGTGGAAGCGAGCTTCCCAAACGCCTTCTGTCAGTGGATCAAGCGACATGAGCTCCGCCAGTGATATCACCGATGAGGCTACCAAAAGCCTagagaagcaggaggaaaggGGGCTGCTGAAAGAGAAGGAGACGGACACGGAGAAACAAAGCAAATACACTCTCACTGTaacctcttcttctccttcttctggGAAGCCAGCAGCAAGAGACAAGATTTACATTCCGTCAGAAAGCCTCACTTCAGGCACTGAGCAAGACAGGAAAACATCAGGTCTGGAACTCGTGTCTAAAAAGCAGCCTCAAGTGACGCGCAGCCCGACAACTCACCAGTTTGAGATGTACAAAGAACATGGGAGAGATTATAAGACATCAAACCAGTTCCTCTCTGGTAGAGATCCCAGTTCTGAAAGGAGCACGAATCCTTCTGCTGCTGATCCTTCCCAGTTCAGGAAGTCCTCATCTAGCCCCAGGAGCCCGTTCTCCCCTTTCCCCTCCCTGTCCCCgttgtccttgtctctctcagCTGATGCTACAGATGACAATGTCTTCTACAGTCCAAAGCCTCAGCGTCGCAGAGACTCGTCCTCGCCACGCGAGCCAGGAGAGGGAATCAGTCTGGGAGGTTCCAGAAGAAGCCGTGCGTCCACTGGTCCTGCGACATCAAGTCCAGGACAGGACAATCAATGCTATGCTTCTTCCTATGCAGACTTGAAGTACGGCATTGAGCCCGGAAGGTCATTTTCTGTGAGTTCGGTACTGTCCAGCCGACCCTCGGGGCCTGGGCGTATTTCCACAGGATCCAGGTTCATGAGTGTGGATGACCTATGTGAATCCGGCTTGACCTGTGGAGATACCGATTGCCTGTCCAGTAAAGACTGTCGCATGTTGTGCGTCCCCAGTAACGATAGTAAGATGAGATCAAGGTCTCTTCCTCGCTCGCTCACCAGGCGATTGGCAAACTGGACCTCTGGAGTCTCTGCGCTTCCGCCTAATTGTGATTCAGCCTCAACGCTAGATCATCTTCGGAAGCCCAACATGAACGCTGCTCACTTAGCATGGGACAATGAAAGTCCTCCGACCCCTCCTCCAACACCCCCTTTGTCACCGGTGTCCAGGCGCATGTCCACACCGCCAAGCCACCCCTCGCCTCCGTTTCCCAGTTCATCAGGAGTGCCGCAGCAAGTGGAAAGCCAGTCCTCCAGAGGGCAGTTGCGGCCGAGGGGTTACGTATCCAACCTCGGCACCTTTGAGGAGTTTTCCGACTGCAGCTCAGACACAACAACGGATGATGAATATTACTTGGAGACGGGTGAAGATGGTGAAAAAGAGACAGAATTGTGAGCACAGCTTGTCAGACCCATAAGTCTCTGAACTTGGATGTTATTTCATGGACAAAGGGAAGGGACTTGAGGAAAAGATGGGTTAAATGATGTAAAGTAATCTTGGTCTGTATCCTGTTgcttgtttagtttttttttgtttactgtCTTGTCTGAAAGGAAATGTAAGATCAGTGGGAACAGATGAGGTTAAATAAGTCAGCATGATTTTATCAGCATGGATTCAAAGGTACACGGTTCTAAATATAACTCCAAATGTGCAGTCTTTGGACAGAGGACATTGTTTGAACTGTGTCATTGCGTTAGAGGAAATGTACGTTTGGTTGATGATAACTGCTGTGCAAGCTTATCTTTTGATTCGTATTCCATCTTATTGCTTCATGAGTGCTGAGATAATATGGCTAATTTAATTTGCTTTGAACACACATATGAAggctttttttaattctgtagATGAAATCCAATAATATATAGTTTATACTTGTAATTCGTATTTGTAATCTAACAGAAAGTGCTCTGTATTGTGGCTGCTCTTCTTTGCACAGTGAAAGGCTAAAATCTTTATGGTTGTGTTTTGTAAGTAATTGTACTATTTCTAACGTGagctcatatttttttttggtgtatatatttgttttaaattcctGAATAATTTGGGTGATCTCCTCCCACtgtctgttaaaataacagCACTatctctcattctgtctttgaGTCGCTGTTTCCCACCTCGTCACACTTATCATTCTGCACATCAGAATAAGCGAAAGGTTATGCTAAGTATTTGCAAACAGAATATTCTGTGCCCAGGGCTACATTCCTGACTGCAGTGAGATTTTTTCTAAGGTCATGATAACCACAGTTCCAACTGGATGTGGGTCGGGCTGCTATATTGTTCAAGTGGGTGttcttctttgttctttgcTGTGGTAACACAGACTGCTCCAGTGACAAAATGTCCGTTAGATTGTGGACTGAGTTGTGAAATCATACTGCATGTGACTA is part of the Brachionichthys hirsutus isolate HB-005 unplaced genomic scaffold, CSIRO-AGI_Bhir_v1 contig_414, whole genome shotgun sequence genome and encodes:
- the LOC137917262 gene encoding uncharacterized protein — protein: MLSSSVVAVLPPHWTGRPRRTKRFNITEAQGNLPDVADAAAYGTREHFHEAAELRVPFLGVRKNALDWSAKSGPASLDYESKRRFIQTLSLDVNSGKMDNKDVGSSSTAAKTASSASSHSLDLNKQRRNLQIGHDGLSSVSSKPTTSSLLLSLRRLNSFGRILNADFAATEVNPLPLDSSPSDRDGQPFTTQLSQNSYNNNAQDMPKPLFSPPTSSYGKTETGPILSTPSCNHSERTLFETRLFSPTNKETEDAPFPHKAQTMTRAHTSLSSSKQAFLTREQSDKSTHLFSESSVSPTRHSPYEHCPLLKAQSLPRPTLTSSSWWKQVTQEGNAMLKLRDTANIAGEPGLPRNLPSPGVATINNNNKVNGQILNSKDNNNTTEPACKSNKTQGGTCSLRQKNTEDLPDCESNWLVKQKYDFNSNIKEPRKPRSLPDVLSNSKNARGAAQTIVCDPKILTKRDLSRTSFTENVAKLQPTLLSPTNTHTATPSKPFPSVAGASIPSQGLACKTGSGFPLTTNAVLSDPVAPQTSSQTSSYISASYQTPRFTKTNPTPLGFERSYSSIPKPVHPKAVTSLISTANISSKSKFTPVPTASTVSSSTNGSHPAATAASSPALLTTPGTLTLASSPTTITTFLLTPPDTPVSISPNSSDHPSPKEGTTFSNGRETDTKKPSSHTEAKKVRRVTWRDSVDAPCSEPTAEVAEPISSPSPSRLPQNSKAPSIFSLLRPSSPSKNTYRLCSFSPKTSSIQVKGEQYRSLSSDCADLASRERESAQQKLSDSMMCDQGRQDLTTARRERALSVESGTVQRHSSAALSLPPDFSSGYTLRYSSPPYSTLMSNRSAQGETKAMAPRSPIFQQPTLSIYTPYIPTHKDPDEAMTSQKTKPPWSNICLPQPLSLPYTTKPATQDISKCEVTETDKINNNHVEVQSQDCPNVQISAVKKRVQFCSQSLQGDEAEASSSTFGTEALVCSAESKADTPIPKNIASKQRASSSPASLRINLDQQSQTVQSKEPTGQSMMKESAAGKSRFFSVESSNEQTPKRSRFALRKSVSTPNSSLSRSDSERVSKNNNKMDQVFNRLRQTFSTRRSEDDSSFPWKWKRASQTPSVSGSSDMSSASDITDEATKSLEKQEERGLLKEKETDTEKQSKYTLTVTSSSPSSGKPAARDKIYIPSESLTSGTEQDRKTSGLELVSKKQPQVTRSPTTHQFEMYKEHGRDYKTSNQFLSGRDPSSERSTNPSAADPSQFRKSSSSPRSPFSPFPSLSPLSLSLSADATDDNVFYSPKPQRRRDSSSPREPGEGISLGGSRRSRASTGPATSSPGQDNQCYASSYADLKYGIEPGRSFSVSSVLSSRPSGPGRISTGSRFMSVDDLCESGLTCGDTDCLSSKDCRMLCVPSNDSKMRSRSLPRSLTRRLANWTSGVSALPPNCDSASTLDHLRKPNMNAAHLAWDNESPPTPPPTPPLSPVSRRMSTPPSHPSPPFPSSSGVPQQVESQSSRGQLRPRGYVSNLGTFEEFSDCSSDTTTDDEYYLETGEDGEKETEL